The DNA sequence TTCTGCCGCATGACGGTGGCGGTGGAGCCGCCCTGTTCCCGGGCGGCCGGGAAGTCCGCCGGGTCGATGCCCTCGCCCTGGGCGTCGTATTCCTCGCCGCCGTCTCCCCGTGTCCCCCGGCCGCCGATCTGCCGCCGCAGTTCGTCCTGCGCGGCCGTCCTCGGATCGGTTCCGGAGACGACGGCGTCGGCAACGCGTCGTGCGCTCTTCTTTGCCTGCGCGCGCGCTCGTGCCACGGTTCCCCCTTACGTTCACGAATGCCGGTGCGAACAGCCGTTCCACCGACGTGGATCCGGCCATCCCACACCATGGATCCGGACAAGCGTAAGGGCGGGGCCCGTGCAGTTACCGAGCGGTATCGCTGCCGGGACGCGGCAAGCTAGGAGGTCTGGCCCTGCGTCCGAGCCGTCTCGTCGACCACGTCGTCCTCCTGGCTGCGGTTCGCCTCCAGGTTGGCCTTCACGCGGTCGACCTTCTGCACGATCTGCACGGAGGCGCGATCGCGCTCCTTGCGCAGCACGACGAAGCTGATGGGCGCGGAGAGCAGCAGCGCCAGCAGGACGACCCACATGCCGTTGGAGTCGCCGAGGCCACGCGGGGCGAGGCCGGAGTAGACGAGGCCCCAGACGACCACGAGGCAGCCCACGAAGATCCCGAGGCGCATCAGTGTGTAGCGGAGCATCTCAATCCACTCTTCCGATTCCAAAAAGGGCCACTGTCCAGTGAAGCACGCAGGGCGGCCGATCTTGCAGGGGGGTCGGGGTGGGTCATTCGAGCGGCAGCAGCATGATCACGTCTTCCCGGTCGTCGCCCGGCGCGACCCGGATGGCGTCCGGGATCCGGCCGACCTCCTTGTAACCGCAGGAGCCGTAGAAGCGTTCCAGGCCGAGGCCGCCGCGGCAGGTGAGTCGGATCGCCTCGATGCCGTCGAAGCCGCGGGCGGCCTGCTCGGCGGCCGCCAGCAGGTCACGGCCGTAGCCCTTGCCCTGGTGGCGGGGGTGCACCATCACCGTGTAGAGCCACGTCCAGTGGGCCATCAGCCGGTGTGTGTTGAAGGTGAGGAAGGCGGTCGCGGACACCTCGCCCGCCTCGTCGTGCCCGACCAGCAGCCGGCTGCGTCCCTCCACCATCCCCACGAAGTGCCGCACCAGTTCCGGGCGGATCGCTTCCCGCGTCACCGGCGGCACGAAGCCCACGGCTCCGCCCGCGTTGGAGACGTCGGTCCACAGGTCGAGGATGCCGTCACGGAGGTCGGGAGTGACGGCCGGGTCGAGTGTGAAGGTAAGAGGCACGGCGCAATCGTAGCCATTACATGGAGCGCGGCGAAAGCCACTACGCCAACGCCCGCGCCGCCACCTTCAGGTCCGAGACCAGCCCCGCGTACGCCGCCTCCCGGTCGGCGTCGTCCTGGGCCCGCAGCACCGACGACGGATGCACCGTCGCCACCAGCTTCTCCGGCCGGCCGTGGATCTCGCGCTCCAGCAGCGTTCCACGCACCTCCCCGACCCGGAACGACGACCCCAGCAGCGCCTTGCCCGCGCTCGCGCCCAGCAGCACGATCAGCTCGGGCTCCACGACGGCCAGTTCGGCGGCCAGCCAGGGGCCGCACGCGGTCATCTCGCGCAGGGTCGGCGCCTTGTGGATACGGCGCTTGCGGGGCTCGGCCTGCGTGAACTTGAAGTGCTTCACGGCGTTGGTGACGTACGCGTCCGCCGGGTCCAGGCCGGCCTCCTCCAGCGCCCTGTCGAGGAGACGCCCGGCCGGACCGACGAAGGGCTTGCCCTTCCGGTCCTCCTGGTCGCCGGGCTGCTCGCCGACGAGCATGACGCGGGCGTTCCGGTCACCGACGCCGAAGACGGTCTGCGTGGCGTCCCGGTGGAGGGGACAGCCCCGGCATCCGGCGGCGGCGCGGCGCAGGGCGGGCAGGCCACCACGGTCGGGGAGGAAGGGTTCAGCGGTGTAGGCGTCCTCGGGCGCCTTGGTGCTCACCATGGCGGACGGGTACCACGGCCCCGCCCGTCGGAATCACACCCGCATCGGCTGGGGGGACTCGCGGCGCAGCGGGTCCGGGCCGTCGTACTCCCGGATGATCTCGTAGCGCGTGTTCCGCTCCACCGGGCGGAAGCCGGCGTCCCGGATGAGGTCCAGCAGGTCCTCGCGGGTGAGCTTGTTCGGCGTACCGAAGTTGTCCGCGTCGTGGGTGATCTTGTACTCGACGACCGAGCCGTCCATGTCGTCGGCGCCGTGCTGGAGCGCCAGCTGGGCGGTCTGGACGCCGTGCATGACCCAGAAGACCTTGACGTGCGGGACGTTGTCGAACAGCAGACGGGACACCGCGAAGGTCTTCAGGGCCTCCGCGCCGGTCGCCATCTGGGTCCTGGCCTGAAGGCGGTTGCGGACCTTGCCGTCCTTCATGTCGACGAAGTCGTGCTGGTAGCGCAGGGGGATGAAGACCTGGAAGCCGCCCGTCTCGTCCTGCAGCTCACGCAGGCGCAGGACGTGGTCCACCCGGTGCCGCGGCTCCTCGATGTGGCCGTACAGCATGGTGCTCGGGGTCTTGAGACCCTTCTCGTGCGCCAGGCGGTGGATGCGGGACCAGTCCTCCCAGTGGGTGCGGTGGTCCACGATGTGCTGCCGGACCTCCCAGTCGAAGATCTCCGCGCCACCACCGGTGAGGGATTCCAGCCCGGCGTCGATGAGCTCGTCGAGGATCTCCGACGCCGACAGACCGCTGATCGTCTCGAAGTGGTGGATCTCCGTGGCCGTGAAGGCCTTCAGCGAGACGTTCGGGAGGGCGGCCTTCAACTCGCGCAGGGAGCGCGGGTAGTAGCGCCACGGGAGGTTCGGGTGCAGGCCGTTGACGATGTGCAGCTCGGTGAGGTTGTCCGACTCCATCGCCTTGGCGAGCTTGACGGCCTCCTCGATGCGCATCGTGTACGCGTCCTTCTCCCCCGGCTTGCGCTGGAAGGAGCAGTACGCGCAGGAGGCCGTACAGACGTTGGTCATGTTGAGGT is a window from the Streptomyces sp. NBC_00299 genome containing:
- a CDS encoding DUF4229 domain-containing protein, which codes for MLRYTLMRLGIFVGCLVVVWGLVYSGLAPRGLGDSNGMWVVLLALLLSAPISFVVLRKERDRASVQIVQKVDRVKANLEANRSQEDDVVDETARTQGQTS
- a CDS encoding GNAT family N-acetyltransferase, coding for MPLTFTLDPAVTPDLRDGILDLWTDVSNAGGAVGFVPPVTREAIRPELVRHFVGMVEGRSRLLVGHDEAGEVSATAFLTFNTHRLMAHWTWLYTVMVHPRHQGKGYGRDLLAAAEQAARGFDGIEAIRLTCRGGLGLERFYGSCGYKEVGRIPDAIRVAPGDDREDVIMLLPLE
- a CDS encoding UdgX family uracil-DNA binding protein (This protein belongs to the uracil DNA glycosylase superfamily, members of which act in excision repair of DNA. However, it belongs more specifically to UdgX branch, whose founding member was found to bind uracil in DNA (where it does not belong), without cleaving it, appears to promote DNA repair by a pathway involving RecA, rather than base excision.), translated to MVSTKAPEDAYTAEPFLPDRGGLPALRRAAAGCRGCPLHRDATQTVFGVGDRNARVMLVGEQPGDQEDRKGKPFVGPAGRLLDRALEEAGLDPADAYVTNAVKHFKFTQAEPRKRRIHKAPTLREMTACGPWLAAELAVVEPELIVLLGASAGKALLGSSFRVGEVRGTLLEREIHGRPEKLVATVHPSSVLRAQDDADREAAYAGLVSDLKVAARALA
- the mqnE gene encoding aminofutalosine synthase MqnE encodes the protein MDVGLKRELEEKVRSGERLSREDGIALYESDDLAWLGGLAHEVRTRKNGDVVHFNVNRHLNMTNVCTASCAYCSFQRKPGEKDAYTMRIEEAVKLAKAMESDNLTELHIVNGLHPNLPWRYYPRSLRELKAALPNVSLKAFTATEIHHFETISGLSASEILDELIDAGLESLTGGGAEIFDWEVRQHIVDHRTHWEDWSRIHRLAHEKGLKTPSTMLYGHIEEPRHRVDHVLRLRELQDETGGFQVFIPLRYQHDFVDMKDGKVRNRLQARTQMATGAEALKTFAVSRLLFDNVPHVKVFWVMHGVQTAQLALQHGADDMDGSVVEYKITHDADNFGTPNKLTREDLLDLIRDAGFRPVERNTRYEIIREYDGPDPLRRESPQPMRV